In Pongo abelii isolate AG06213 chromosome X, NHGRI_mPonAbe1-v2.0_pri, whole genome shotgun sequence, one DNA window encodes the following:
- the DYNLT3 gene encoding dynein light chain Tctex-type 3: protein MEEYHRHCDEVGFNAEEAHNIVKECVDGVLGGEDYNHNNINQWTASIVEQSLTHLVKLGKAYKYIVTCAVVQKSAYGFHTASSCFWDTTSDGTCTVRWENRTMNCIVNVFAIAIVL, encoded by the exons ATGGAGGAGTACCATCGCCACTGCGACGAG GTTGGCTTCAATGCTGAGGAAGCCCACAATATTGTCAAAGAG TGTGTAGATGGGGTTTTAGGTGGTGAAGATTATAATCACAACAACATCAACCAGTGGACCGCAAGCATAGTGGAACAATCCTTAACACATCTGGTTAAGTTGGGAAAAGCTTATAAATATATTG TGACCTGTGCAGTGGTCCAGAAGAGCGCATATGGCTTTCACACAGCCAGCTCCTGTTTTTGGGATACCACATCTGATG GAACCTGTACCGTAAGATGGGAGAACCGGACCATGAACTGTATTGTCAATGTTTTTGCCATTGCTATTGTTCTTTAA